The following are encoded together in the Desulfovermiculus halophilus DSM 18834 genome:
- a CDS encoding toprim domain-containing protein, with protein sequence MVNFSEYGINIPSDASGEVRAICPECTPSRKHQHQNERDLAVNTDKGTWYCHHCGWSGGLKQKKEDLKPAYLKPSYNPVDLPPKLIQWFKDRGISKETLDAANIGYLQPQGKRPGAITFPRYKGGECVAIKYRTHDKRMWQSKSPEPCFYNHDGALKHAHETLIISEGEIDALSFIEARLPCVASVPDGAPNPTAQNLSTKFKFLEDGLVDHFKSFVLAVDNDEPGKFLEKELADRLGRHNCLRITYPSGCKDANDVLRNIGPEALREAYTKAQPYPIDGLYTIEDARDDILALYESGLRPGLSTGWGSIDALYTVRTCEMTIVTGIPGSGKSTWLDALMVNLNRMHHWRIAYCSPENWPIQRHMANLAEKIAMKPFAACSMTAERMTREEMEDALQVLNKNFYFTQLQEDEMGIDAVLDVMQSAISRHGVKGIVLDPWNELEYHRPHNLTETEFVSRSLGKIRRFARLNDVHVWIVAHPTKLKRNEDGTYPVPRLYDISGSAHWYNKADNGIAIYRRTPTKPEVEVHVQKIRFREVGCIGSTQLKFIKDCGIYMELSANERANIQSTNHEIDDVPF encoded by the coding sequence ATGGTGAATTTCAGCGAATACGGGATCAACATCCCTTCAGATGCCAGCGGAGAGGTCCGGGCCATATGCCCTGAATGCACCCCCAGCAGAAAGCATCAGCACCAAAATGAACGAGATTTGGCAGTAAATACAGACAAAGGGACCTGGTATTGCCACCACTGCGGGTGGTCTGGAGGCCTCAAGCAAAAGAAGGAAGACCTGAAACCTGCATACCTTAAGCCCAGTTATAACCCTGTGGATCTGCCGCCAAAGCTTATTCAATGGTTTAAGGACCGGGGTATAAGCAAAGAGACACTGGATGCGGCCAATATTGGATATCTTCAGCCACAAGGGAAAAGGCCAGGAGCTATAACATTTCCTCGATATAAAGGCGGCGAATGTGTAGCAATCAAGTATCGCACCCATGACAAACGGATGTGGCAGTCCAAGAGCCCTGAACCATGCTTTTACAACCACGATGGAGCTCTCAAGCATGCCCACGAGACGCTGATCATTTCCGAAGGCGAAATCGATGCTTTAAGTTTCATCGAGGCCCGGCTGCCCTGCGTTGCCTCAGTACCTGATGGAGCTCCCAATCCGACCGCTCAAAATCTGTCCACGAAGTTCAAGTTTCTTGAGGATGGACTTGTCGATCATTTCAAGAGCTTCGTGCTGGCAGTGGACAACGACGAACCCGGAAAATTTCTGGAAAAAGAGCTTGCTGATCGTCTTGGACGTCACAATTGCTTGAGAATAACATATCCCAGTGGATGCAAGGATGCCAACGATGTGTTGAGGAACATTGGACCAGAAGCTTTGCGCGAAGCATATACCAAGGCTCAACCCTACCCCATAGACGGCCTCTACACTATAGAAGATGCCAGGGATGATATACTTGCCCTGTATGAGTCCGGATTGAGACCTGGTTTGAGCACAGGCTGGGGTTCAATCGATGCTCTGTATACTGTCCGGACCTGCGAAATGACCATTGTGACAGGGATACCGGGATCTGGGAAAAGTACCTGGCTGGATGCACTCATGGTCAACCTGAACAGGATGCATCATTGGCGTATAGCCTACTGCTCCCCGGAAAACTGGCCAATTCAAAGGCATATGGCTAACTTGGCTGAAAAGATAGCAATGAAGCCCTTTGCCGCTTGTTCAATGACCGCTGAGAGAATGACCAGGGAAGAGATGGAAGACGCTCTCCAGGTACTGAACAAAAACTTTTATTTTACCCAGCTTCAGGAAGACGAAATGGGGATTGATGCTGTCCTGGATGTCATGCAGTCAGCAATTTCCAGACATGGCGTAAAGGGCATTGTCCTGGATCCCTGGAATGAGCTGGAATATCATCGACCACACAATCTCACTGAGACTGAGTTTGTCTCCAGGTCCCTGGGCAAAATCCGGCGCTTTGCTCGCCTGAATGACGTGCATGTCTGGATTGTGGCCCACCCTACAAAGCTCAAGCGCAACGAGGACGGTACCTATCCCGTGCCACGCCTATACGACATTTCTGGATCTGCCCATTGGTACAACAAAGCAGACAACGGCATTGCCATTTATCGTCGTACCCCAACAAAACCGGAAGTTGAGGTGCATGTTCAGAAGATACGGTTTCGGGAGGTTGGCTGTATCGGTAGCACCCAATTGAAATTTATTAAAGATTGTGGAATTTACATGGAGCTAAGCGCCAATGAACGAGCAAATATCCAATCAACCAACCACGAGATTGATGATGTGCCGTTCTAG